One part of the Mya arenaria isolate MELC-2E11 chromosome 3, ASM2691426v1 genome encodes these proteins:
- the LOC128226708 gene encoding enkurin-like yields the protein MELGTIYSLIPQEEVKQQKPPRHVSKFKQPVKTEYVSKKADYKTMGQAKVPVPTTDNFLKKHSKEPQLPDKREFKYPDGERKRPEIPEKADPPLMGLKTTKNFITTNAVQNITSVPKRPEKIYVDTRKGDKNYLQPSGLEPVFIHKKEYGNKPQYLSRRQDEMRKAQEEYNAYVSEHFRRGAMQQLSEDERNAILQGLKKNWEEIHDQYQGLSVVTDTAPKKNRKERMEAEMKQLERDIESIERHRVIYIA from the exons ATGGAGCTAGGGACTATTTACAGTCTTATTCCTCAGGAAGAGGTGAAGCAACAGAAACCACCGAG ACATGTATCCAAGTTCAAGCAGCCAGTTAAAACAGAGTATGTCTCAAAGAAAGCTGACTACAAAACTATGGGTCAGGCCAAGGTTCCTGTTCCAACAACAGATAACTTCCTCAAGAAACACTCCAAGGAACCACAACTGCCAGACA AGAGAGAATTCAAATACCCAGATGGGGAGAGGAAACGACCAGAAATCCCAGAGAAAGCAGACCCTCCACTTATGGGactgaaaacaacaaagaatTTCATCACTACAAATGCAGTTCAAAACATCACATCAGTTCCCAAGAGACCAGAGAAAATTTATGTTGACACAAGAAAAGGAGACAAGAACTATCTTCAGCCATCTGGTCTTGAGccagtgtttattcacaaaaaG gAATATGGGAACAAACCTCAGTATCTGAGCCGGCGACAGGATGAAATGAGGAAAGCCCAGGAGGAGTACAATGCTTATGTTTCGGAGCATTTCCGACGTGGCGCAATGCAACAACTTTCTGAGGATGAGAGGAATGCAATCTTACAGGGGCTCAAGAAAAATTGGGAGGAGATACATGACCAGTATCAGGGTCTTTCTGTGGTGACCGATACCGCCCCCAAAAAGAACAGGAAAGAAAGAATGGAGGCCGAGATGAAACAGCTTGAAAGAGACATTGAATCAATTGAGAGGCATAGAGTGATATATATTGCCTAA
- the LOC128226774 gene encoding TCF3 fusion partner homolog, protein MAEEENFGENVFMKKYLALRNKCEHIQQGNERLVNRLQHVKKLVRTYNRQRKFLQRRLDGYKDNYWDAQVPVMWEEDHMYNLLKPRPDPSEMPVPQTVTVSPAVKQKQPRKHKSLLKSHDKSPANQASASGSHGLMMSPSSHQSEAVFARLADSDSPIKRPTSAFMMFCDQYKLSIQNEFMREKKTPISQAELTKRLTLKWNSLAAEDKKIYQDMMDIQHRNRKVDLGSSYLDQSADNMYIEADAAVSSLLAGHGEI, encoded by the exons ATGGCGGAGGAAGAAAATTTCGGAGAAAACGTATTTATGAAGAAATATCTCGCGTTGCGAAATAAATGCGAGCATATACAACAG gGAAATGAGAGGCTTGTCAACCGATTGCAGCATGTAAAGAAACTAGTGAGAACCTACAATAGGCAAAGAAA GTTTTTGCAACGACGTCTTGATGGCTATAAGGACAATTACTGGGATGCACAAGTTCCAGTCATGTGGGAG GAAGACCATATGTATAATCTGCTAAAACCTCGTCCAGACCCATCAGAAATGCCTGTTCCTCAAACTGTGACTGTCTCCCCAGCTGTAAAGCAAAAACAACCCAGAAAACATAAATCTCTTCTTAAGTCACATGATAAATCGCCAGCCAATCAAGCATCAGCAAGTGGGTCACATGGTCTGATGATGTCACCAAGCAGTCACCAGAGTGAGGCCGTATTTGCTAGACTTGCAGATTCCGATTCACCTATTAAAAGACCTACCAGCGCCTTTATGATGTTTTGTGACCAGTATAAGCTGTCTATACAAAACGAGTTTATGAGG GAGAAGAAGACTCCTATAAGCCAGGCAGAATTGACCAAAAGGCTGACATTGAAGTGGAACTCCTTGGCTGCGGAAGATAAAAAG ATATACCAAGACATGATGGACATTCAGCATCGGAATCGCAAGGTCGACCTCGGGAGCTCATACCTGGATCAAAGCGCAGACAACATGTACATTGAGGCAGATGCAGCAGTCTCATCTTTGTTAGCTGGCCATGGGGAAATTTGA